The nucleotide window TTGGCGGTAACCCATTCCTTGGGGCCGCATTAGGGATGTTATTGGTTCACCCGGCACTGGCTGACGGTTGGAACTATGCTTTAACGCTGGCAGAAGGCAAAATCCAATATTGGAATGTGTTTGGTTTGCAAATTGAACGTGTAGGTTACCAAGGCACCGTGATCCCAACCTTAATTTCTGCTTGGGTGTTGGCAACGTTAGAAAAAACGTTTCGTAAATTTGTGCCGTCTTATCTAGATAACCTGATTACCCCGTTATTTTCCTTATTTATCGCAGGTTTCTTGGCGTTTACTCTTATCGGCCCAATCGGACGTGAAGCCGGTTCATTAATTGCCGCAGGGTTAACCTGGTTATATGACACATTAGGTTTCATCGGCGGTGCAATTTTCGGTACTTTCTACGCCCCCATCGTGATTACTGGTATGCATCAAACCTTTATTGCGGTGGAAACCCAATTATTGGTGGAAATGGCACGCACCGGCGGTACCTTTATTTTCCCAATTGCGGCAATGTCTAACATTGCGCAGGGCGCCGCCTGTTTGGGCGTGGCATTTGCCTTAAAAGATCCAAAAGTACGCGGCTTGGCCATTCCTTCCGGCATTTCTGCGTTGCTTGGTATTACTGAGCCTGCCATGTTCGGGGTGAACTTGCGTTACCGTCAAGCCTTTATCGCGGCGATGATTGGCTCCGGTCTGGCAAGTGCCTTCATTGCCTTCTTTAACGTAAAAGCCATCGCCCTTGGTGCGGCAGGTTTCTTAGGTATTCCGTCGATTAAACCGGACAGCCTTGCGATGTACAGCATTGGCATGGCCATTTCCTTTATTGTGGCGTTCAGCCTTTCCACGGTTTTAGTGAAACGGGCGCAAGCCAAAGCTTAACAACAAAAAAATAGGTAACACCTCAAAGATGTTGCCTATTTTTTAGCTCCAATTCTCCATAAAAAACCACCGCACTTTTCATGATATTACCCATGAGAATCTGCCCTTAAGGGTATTTTAGGCTGGTTTTTAACGAACAGACTCAAGTGCGGTGGTTTTATGTTGATTTTCTAAATCGCGTATGAGTTATTTGCCAATCACCTCTAATCCGCCCATGTAAGGACGTAAAACCTCCGGTACGGTAATTGAACCATCGGCATTTTGATAGTTTTCCAAAACTGCCACTAAGGTACGACCCACGGCTAAACCGGAACCATTAAGGGTGTGCACCAAGCGAGGTTTCTTGTCACCTTTTGAACGACAGCGTGCTTGCATACGACGCGCTTGGAAATCCCACATGTTAGAGCAAGAAGAAATTTCACGGTATGTATTTTGCGCCGGTACCCAAACTTCTAAGTCGTAAGTTTTACAAGAACCAAAGCCCATATCACCGGTGCAAAGTAATACTTTACGATATGGCAAACCAAGTAATTGCAAGACTTTTTCCGCATGACCTGTCAGTTCTTC belongs to Aggregatibacter sp. 2125159857 and includes:
- a CDS encoding sucrose-specific PTS transporter subunit IIBC translates to MNFPNIAQQVIEKLGGKENIVTAAHCATRLRIVLNDESKVDKEGIDNIEGVKGQFAVAGQYQIIFGSGTVNKVHAELTKLLGIGDVSKAEVAEAAGGNQSLLQRLVKGLADIFVPIIPAIVAGGLLMGIYSMLTAKGFFVDELSVIDMHPELKDLVDFINTIANAPFVFLPVLLGFSATRKFGGNPFLGAALGMLLVHPALADGWNYALTLAEGKIQYWNVFGLQIERVGYQGTVIPTLISAWVLATLEKTFRKFVPSYLDNLITPLFSLFIAGFLAFTLIGPIGREAGSLIAAGLTWLYDTLGFIGGAIFGTFYAPIVITGMHQTFIAVETQLLVEMARTGGTFIFPIAAMSNIAQGAACLGVAFALKDPKVRGLAIPSGISALLGITEPAMFGVNLRYRQAFIAAMIGSGLASAFIAFFNVKAIALGAAGFLGIPSIKPDSLAMYSIGMAISFIVAFSLSTVLVKRAQAKA